The following proteins are encoded in a genomic region of Corticium candelabrum chromosome 11, ooCorCand1.1, whole genome shotgun sequence:
- the LOC134186313 gene encoding uncharacterized protein LOC134186313 isoform X3, with translation MSILLTLNLKWRQNVWLLAQIEDHPEFYKSLEINFGRRHGCVTLSDVYDGQVYQSLVESGYSQNIFHLTLGMNTDGVQLFKSPQTSMWPVYFRINELPPTLRSSKKYLLLAAVWCRQEKPPMHWFLRPVIDRLNRLYTEGFEICRPQCQPERCRLKVLFCVADLPAKALLLHCQQYNGCFGCSECEIKGQVVPRLRGHTTSFWQQSLAIKRTHKSVCHQAQVALQTNKVVVGVKGYSPLSWLDEFDVVKQTPIDYMHCVLLGVTKMLLNLWFNSRNKTNPYYIGHHTGLIDERLSSIFPPTEISRKPGLISKMSDWKASQYRAFLLYYMVPVLADVLDQQYWIHAFCLASALHSLLSSSITADDLLAIDQSLNQFVTDMKLHYGLEYCSMNVHLLTHLVDHVKLFGPLWTHSCFEFESANLRLRNLVHGKRYPDQQIVNGWHREHCAFNISQESKEVQALHESLSHSSVRSENNCNEVALKCKRKQCLDADQVSALMMVLGQAPEACELYTRASWSGKTFCSSGYLKSKRMNSVVQFQKSVGTTQFGLIDCFVSPIPSMADFAAALVLPFDARPLAPTGVPLIQQKWLAVSLRPRSDLLAIPIRNIVRKCVYVQISSTRFRNAQSYLSLIPNEIEVD, from the exons ATGTCAATACTGCTG acttTGAATCTGAAGTGGAGACAGAACGTCTGGTTGCTTGCTCAGATTGAAG ATCATCCTGAATTTTATAAGTCACTTGAAATCAACTTTGGCAGACGGCATGGCTGTGTAACCTTGAGCGACGTTTATGATGGACAAGTTTATCAATCATTGGTAGAGTCTGGATACTCGCAGAATATCTTCCACCTTACACTGGGAATGAATACCGATGGAGTTCAGTTGTTTAAATCACCACAAACAAGCATGTGGCCAGTGTATTTCAGAATTAATGAGTTACCACCTACTCTAAG GTCATCAAAGAAAtatcttcttcttgctgcagttTGGTGTAGACAAGAAAAACCACCGATGCACTGGTTTCTCAGGCCTGTCATTGATCGACTTAATCGACTATATACTGAAG GTTTTGAAATTTGTCGCCCACAATGCCAACCTGAAAGATGCCGTCTGAAAGTACTGTTCTGTGTGGCAGATTTACCAGCTAAGGCTCTGCTTCTCCACTGCCAACAGTACAACGGTTGCTTTGGATGCTCAGAGTGTGAAATAAAAGGGCAAGTGGTACCAAGGCTTAGAGGCCACACTACATCTTTCTGGCAACAGTCTCTTGCCATTAAGCGAACGCACAAGTCTGTATGTCATCAAGCTCAAGTAGCTCTCCAAACAAATAAG GTAGTTGTGGGAGTAAAGGGTTACTCACCACTTAGCTGGCTTGATGAATTTGACGTAGTCAAACAGACACCTATAGACTACATGCATTGTGTTCTCTTAGGAGTCACTAAGATGTTACTCAATCTATGGTTTAACAGTCGCAACAAGACTAATCCGTACTACATTGGGCATCACACTGGCCTGATTGACGAGAGATTGTCAAGTATCTTTCCTCCTACAGAGATATCACGAAAGCCAGGGTTAATATCTAAGATGAGTGATTGGAAGG CATCTCAGTACCGGgcatttttgttgtattaCATGGTCCCTGTATTAGCAGATGTTCTTGATCAGCAGTATTGGATTCATGCGTTTTGCTTGGCTTCTGCACTTCATTCTCTTCTGTCCTCGTCAATAACTGCAGATGACCTACTAGCCATCGACCAGTCATTGAATCAGTTTGTGACTGATATGAAACTACATTATG GTCTGGAATACTGCTCTATGAACGTTCATTTACTCACACATCTGGTCGATCATGTCAAATTATTTGGGCCTTTATGGACTCATTCATGCTTTGAATTTGAATCAGCCAACTTGAGACTCAGGAATTTGGTACATGGGAAGCGTTATCCTGACCAACAG ATTGTTAATGGATGGCACCGTGAGCATTGTGCCTTTAACATAAGTCAAGAGAGCAAGGAAGTTCAAGCACTGCACGAATCACTGTCCCATTCAAGTGTGAG ATCCGAGAATAACTGCAATGAGGTGGCATTGAAGTGTAAAAGAAAACAATGTTTGGATGCAGATCAGGTCTCTGCTTTGATGATGGTACTTGGGCAGGCACCTGAAGCTTGTGAACTGTACACGAGAGCAAGTTGGAGTGGGAAGACCTTTTGCAGTTCAGGCTACTTGAAATCAAAGAGGATGAACAGTGTGGTCCAGTTTCAGAAGTCTGTGGGAACCACTCAGTTTGGGCTCATAGATTGTTTTGTGAGCCCAATTCCATCCATGGCAGACTTTGCTGCTGCACTAGTGCTGCCTTTTGATGCTAGACCTTTGGCTCCGACAGGTGTACCATTAATTCAACAAAAATGGCTGGCAGTATCTTTGAGACCAAGAAGTGACTTGCTGGCTATTCCTATAAGGAACATTGTCCGGAAGTGTGTCTATGTCCAGATATCCAGCACCAGATTCAGAAATGCTCAGTCCTATCTATCTCTCATCCCTAATGAAATAGAAGTAGATTGA
- the LOC134186313 gene encoding uncharacterized protein LOC134186313 isoform X2, giving the protein MWTHQSVLEADVDAQVVEYHSQEEMIPGPFAIGHVSDEVDSTDDPAESSSLLQSLPHLLHCSIQRHHILDCSHHDQTFPSSRKEMSDHDDSNLECDDGGWSSEADMANYGADSADSEAAIDSADSEAAIDSADSEAAIDSADSEADNVEEGIETRDVHDLEAEAACDISTTHGLYEGSLISTKATLALLTQLAQRHRLSKSALCDFMKVISVLLPQQPDVLKSGFHFNKAVINLTTQLAKPIVHYLCPCCKSLMKEKSTCLTAGCLYSGVEEPLYFFELPIENQIQALFADHPEFYKSLEINFGRRHGCVTLSDVYDGQVYQSLVESGYSQNIFHLTLGMNTDGVQLFKSPQTSMWPVYFRINELPPTLRSSKKYLLLAAVWCRQEKPPMHWFLRPVIDRLNRLYTEDLPAKALLLHCQQYNGCFGCSECEIKGQVVPRLRGHTTSFWQQSLAIKRTHKSVCHQAQVALQTNKVVVGVKGYSPLSWLDEFDVVKQTPIDYMHCVLLGVTKMLLNLWFNSRNKTNPYYIGHHTGLIDERLSSIFPPTEISRKPGLISKMSDWKASQYRAFLLYYMVPVLADVLDQQYWIHAFCLASALHSLLSSSITADDLLAIDQSLNQFVTDMKLHYGLEYCSMNVHLLTHLVDHVKLFGPLWTHSCFEFESANLRLRNLVHGKRYPDQQIVNGWHREHCAFNISQESKEVQALHESLSHSSVRSENNCNEVALKCKRKQCLDADQVSALMMVLGQAPEACELYTRASWSGKTFCSSGYLKSKRMNSVVQFQKSVGTTQFGLIDCFVSPIPSMADFAAALVLPFDARPLAPTGVPLIQQKWLAVSLRPRSDLLAIPIRNIVRKCVYVQISSTRFRNAQSYLSLIPNEIEVD; this is encoded by the exons ATGTGGACTCATCAGTCTGTTCTAGAAGCTGATGTTGATGCGCAGGTAGTTGAGTATCACAGCCAAGAGGAGATGATCCCTGGGCCGTTTGCAATTGGACATGTCTCTGATGAGGTGGACAGTACTGATGACCCTGCTGAATCAAGTAGTCTGCTTCAGAGTTTGCCACATCTGCTTCACTGCTCCATCCAACGTCATCACATTCTAGATTGCTCTCATCATGATCAGACATTTCCTTCATCTAGGAAGGAAATGTCTGATCATGATGACAGCAATCTAGAATGTGATGATGGTGGATGGAGCAGTGAAGCAGACATGGCAAACTATGGAGCAGACTCAGCAGACTCTGAAGCAGCTATAGACTCAGCAGACTCTGAAGCGGCTATAGACTCAGCAGACTCTGAAGCAGCTATAGACTCAGCAGACTCTGAAGCTGACAATGTTGAGGAGGGCATTGAAACACGAGATGTGCATGATCTCGAGGCTGAAGCGGCTTGTGATATCTCCACAACACATGGACTGTATGAAGGGTCTCTAATCTCTACCAAAGCGACTTTGGCATTGCTCACACAGTTAGCACAACGTCATAGGCTTTCAAAAAGCGCTTTGTGTGATTTTATGAAAGTTATTTCAGTACTTTTGCCACAACAGCCAGATGTACTCAAGTCTGGATTTCATTTCAATAAGGCTGTCATAAATTTAACAACACAGTTAGCCAAGCCAATTGTTCACTATCTTTGTCCTTGCTGCAAGAGTCTGATGAAAGAGAAGTCAACGTGCTTGACAGCGGGTTGCCTCTACAGTGGTGTTGAAGAGCCCCTGTATTTTTTTGAACTCCCGATTGAAAACCAGATACAGGCTCTTTTTGCAG ATCATCCTGAATTTTATAAGTCACTTGAAATCAACTTTGGCAGACGGCATGGCTGTGTAACCTTGAGCGACGTTTATGATGGACAAGTTTATCAATCATTGGTAGAGTCTGGATACTCGCAGAATATCTTCCACCTTACACTGGGAATGAATACCGATGGAGTTCAGTTGTTTAAATCACCACAAACAAGCATGTGGCCAGTGTATTTCAGAATTAATGAGTTACCACCTACTCTAAG GTCATCAAAGAAAtatcttcttcttgctgcagttTGGTGTAGACAAGAAAAACCACCGATGCACTGGTTTCTCAGGCCTGTCATTGATCGACTTAATCGACTATATACTGAAG ATTTACCAGCTAAGGCTCTGCTTCTCCACTGCCAACAGTACAACGGTTGCTTTGGATGCTCAGAGTGTGAAATAAAAGGGCAAGTGGTACCAAGGCTTAGAGGCCACACTACATCTTTCTGGCAACAGTCTCTTGCCATTAAGCGAACGCACAAGTCTGTATGTCATCAAGCTCAAGTAGCTCTCCAAACAAATAAG GTAGTTGTGGGAGTAAAGGGTTACTCACCACTTAGCTGGCTTGATGAATTTGACGTAGTCAAACAGACACCTATAGACTACATGCATTGTGTTCTCTTAGGAGTCACTAAGATGTTACTCAATCTATGGTTTAACAGTCGCAACAAGACTAATCCGTACTACATTGGGCATCACACTGGCCTGATTGACGAGAGATTGTCAAGTATCTTTCCTCCTACAGAGATATCACGAAAGCCAGGGTTAATATCTAAGATGAGTGATTGGAAGG CATCTCAGTACCGGgcatttttgttgtattaCATGGTCCCTGTATTAGCAGATGTTCTTGATCAGCAGTATTGGATTCATGCGTTTTGCTTGGCTTCTGCACTTCATTCTCTTCTGTCCTCGTCAATAACTGCAGATGACCTACTAGCCATCGACCAGTCATTGAATCAGTTTGTGACTGATATGAAACTACATTATG GTCTGGAATACTGCTCTATGAACGTTCATTTACTCACACATCTGGTCGATCATGTCAAATTATTTGGGCCTTTATGGACTCATTCATGCTTTGAATTTGAATCAGCCAACTTGAGACTCAGGAATTTGGTACATGGGAAGCGTTATCCTGACCAACAG ATTGTTAATGGATGGCACCGTGAGCATTGTGCCTTTAACATAAGTCAAGAGAGCAAGGAAGTTCAAGCACTGCACGAATCACTGTCCCATTCAAGTGTGAG ATCCGAGAATAACTGCAATGAGGTGGCATTGAAGTGTAAAAGAAAACAATGTTTGGATGCAGATCAGGTCTCTGCTTTGATGATGGTACTTGGGCAGGCACCTGAAGCTTGTGAACTGTACACGAGAGCAAGTTGGAGTGGGAAGACCTTTTGCAGTTCAGGCTACTTGAAATCAAAGAGGATGAACAGTGTGGTCCAGTTTCAGAAGTCTGTGGGAACCACTCAGTTTGGGCTCATAGATTGTTTTGTGAGCCCAATTCCATCCATGGCAGACTTTGCTGCTGCACTAGTGCTGCCTTTTGATGCTAGACCTTTGGCTCCGACAGGTGTACCATTAATTCAACAAAAATGGCTGGCAGTATCTTTGAGACCAAGAAGTGACTTGCTGGCTATTCCTATAAGGAACATTGTCCGGAAGTGTGTCTATGTCCAGATATCCAGCACCAGATTCAGAAATGCTCAGTCCTATCTATCTCTCATCCCTAATGAAATAGAAGTAGATTGA
- the LOC134186313 gene encoding uncharacterized protein LOC134186313 isoform X1: MWTHQSVLEADVDAQVVEYHSQEEMIPGPFAIGHVSDEVDSTDDPAESSSLLQSLPHLLHCSIQRHHILDCSHHDQTFPSSRKEMSDHDDSNLECDDGGWSSEADMANYGADSADSEAAIDSADSEAAIDSADSEAAIDSADSEADNVEEGIETRDVHDLEAEAACDISTTHGLYEGSLISTKATLALLTQLAQRHRLSKSALCDFMKVISVLLPQQPDVLKSGFHFNKAVINLTTQLAKPIVHYLCPCCKSLMKEKSTCLTAGCLYSGVEEPLYFFELPIENQIQALFADHPEFYKSLEINFGRRHGCVTLSDVYDGQVYQSLVESGYSQNIFHLTLGMNTDGVQLFKSPQTSMWPVYFRINELPPTLRSSKKYLLLAAVWCRQEKPPMHWFLRPVIDRLNRLYTEGFEICRPQCQPERCRLKVLFCVADLPAKALLLHCQQYNGCFGCSECEIKGQVVPRLRGHTTSFWQQSLAIKRTHKSVCHQAQVALQTNKVVVGVKGYSPLSWLDEFDVVKQTPIDYMHCVLLGVTKMLLNLWFNSRNKTNPYYIGHHTGLIDERLSSIFPPTEISRKPGLISKMSDWKASQYRAFLLYYMVPVLADVLDQQYWIHAFCLASALHSLLSSSITADDLLAIDQSLNQFVTDMKLHYGLEYCSMNVHLLTHLVDHVKLFGPLWTHSCFEFESANLRLRNLVHGKRYPDQQIVNGWHREHCAFNISQESKEVQALHESLSHSSVRSENNCNEVALKCKRKQCLDADQVSALMMVLGQAPEACELYTRASWSGKTFCSSGYLKSKRMNSVVQFQKSVGTTQFGLIDCFVSPIPSMADFAAALVLPFDARPLAPTGVPLIQQKWLAVSLRPRSDLLAIPIRNIVRKCVYVQISSTRFRNAQSYLSLIPNEIEVD; this comes from the exons ATGTGGACTCATCAGTCTGTTCTAGAAGCTGATGTTGATGCGCAGGTAGTTGAGTATCACAGCCAAGAGGAGATGATCCCTGGGCCGTTTGCAATTGGACATGTCTCTGATGAGGTGGACAGTACTGATGACCCTGCTGAATCAAGTAGTCTGCTTCAGAGTTTGCCACATCTGCTTCACTGCTCCATCCAACGTCATCACATTCTAGATTGCTCTCATCATGATCAGACATTTCCTTCATCTAGGAAGGAAATGTCTGATCATGATGACAGCAATCTAGAATGTGATGATGGTGGATGGAGCAGTGAAGCAGACATGGCAAACTATGGAGCAGACTCAGCAGACTCTGAAGCAGCTATAGACTCAGCAGACTCTGAAGCGGCTATAGACTCAGCAGACTCTGAAGCAGCTATAGACTCAGCAGACTCTGAAGCTGACAATGTTGAGGAGGGCATTGAAACACGAGATGTGCATGATCTCGAGGCTGAAGCGGCTTGTGATATCTCCACAACACATGGACTGTATGAAGGGTCTCTAATCTCTACCAAAGCGACTTTGGCATTGCTCACACAGTTAGCACAACGTCATAGGCTTTCAAAAAGCGCTTTGTGTGATTTTATGAAAGTTATTTCAGTACTTTTGCCACAACAGCCAGATGTACTCAAGTCTGGATTTCATTTCAATAAGGCTGTCATAAATTTAACAACACAGTTAGCCAAGCCAATTGTTCACTATCTTTGTCCTTGCTGCAAGAGTCTGATGAAAGAGAAGTCAACGTGCTTGACAGCGGGTTGCCTCTACAGTGGTGTTGAAGAGCCCCTGTATTTTTTTGAACTCCCGATTGAAAACCAGATACAGGCTCTTTTTGCAG ATCATCCTGAATTTTATAAGTCACTTGAAATCAACTTTGGCAGACGGCATGGCTGTGTAACCTTGAGCGACGTTTATGATGGACAAGTTTATCAATCATTGGTAGAGTCTGGATACTCGCAGAATATCTTCCACCTTACACTGGGAATGAATACCGATGGAGTTCAGTTGTTTAAATCACCACAAACAAGCATGTGGCCAGTGTATTTCAGAATTAATGAGTTACCACCTACTCTAAG GTCATCAAAGAAAtatcttcttcttgctgcagttTGGTGTAGACAAGAAAAACCACCGATGCACTGGTTTCTCAGGCCTGTCATTGATCGACTTAATCGACTATATACTGAAG GTTTTGAAATTTGTCGCCCACAATGCCAACCTGAAAGATGCCGTCTGAAAGTACTGTTCTGTGTGGCAGATTTACCAGCTAAGGCTCTGCTTCTCCACTGCCAACAGTACAACGGTTGCTTTGGATGCTCAGAGTGTGAAATAAAAGGGCAAGTGGTACCAAGGCTTAGAGGCCACACTACATCTTTCTGGCAACAGTCTCTTGCCATTAAGCGAACGCACAAGTCTGTATGTCATCAAGCTCAAGTAGCTCTCCAAACAAATAAG GTAGTTGTGGGAGTAAAGGGTTACTCACCACTTAGCTGGCTTGATGAATTTGACGTAGTCAAACAGACACCTATAGACTACATGCATTGTGTTCTCTTAGGAGTCACTAAGATGTTACTCAATCTATGGTTTAACAGTCGCAACAAGACTAATCCGTACTACATTGGGCATCACACTGGCCTGATTGACGAGAGATTGTCAAGTATCTTTCCTCCTACAGAGATATCACGAAAGCCAGGGTTAATATCTAAGATGAGTGATTGGAAGG CATCTCAGTACCGGgcatttttgttgtattaCATGGTCCCTGTATTAGCAGATGTTCTTGATCAGCAGTATTGGATTCATGCGTTTTGCTTGGCTTCTGCACTTCATTCTCTTCTGTCCTCGTCAATAACTGCAGATGACCTACTAGCCATCGACCAGTCATTGAATCAGTTTGTGACTGATATGAAACTACATTATG GTCTGGAATACTGCTCTATGAACGTTCATTTACTCACACATCTGGTCGATCATGTCAAATTATTTGGGCCTTTATGGACTCATTCATGCTTTGAATTTGAATCAGCCAACTTGAGACTCAGGAATTTGGTACATGGGAAGCGTTATCCTGACCAACAG ATTGTTAATGGATGGCACCGTGAGCATTGTGCCTTTAACATAAGTCAAGAGAGCAAGGAAGTTCAAGCACTGCACGAATCACTGTCCCATTCAAGTGTGAG ATCCGAGAATAACTGCAATGAGGTGGCATTGAAGTGTAAAAGAAAACAATGTTTGGATGCAGATCAGGTCTCTGCTTTGATGATGGTACTTGGGCAGGCACCTGAAGCTTGTGAACTGTACACGAGAGCAAGTTGGAGTGGGAAGACCTTTTGCAGTTCAGGCTACTTGAAATCAAAGAGGATGAACAGTGTGGTCCAGTTTCAGAAGTCTGTGGGAACCACTCAGTTTGGGCTCATAGATTGTTTTGTGAGCCCAATTCCATCCATGGCAGACTTTGCTGCTGCACTAGTGCTGCCTTTTGATGCTAGACCTTTGGCTCCGACAGGTGTACCATTAATTCAACAAAAATGGCTGGCAGTATCTTTGAGACCAAGAAGTGACTTGCTGGCTATTCCTATAAGGAACATTGTCCGGAAGTGTGTCTATGTCCAGATATCCAGCACCAGATTCAGAAATGCTCAGTCCTATCTATCTCTCATCCCTAATGAAATAGAAGTAGATTGA
- the LOC134186759 gene encoding uncharacterized protein LOC134186759 encodes MASDPFVRQRSVPGWNVHVIHNQTALLLGVGGIGCTVALALCRLGIKRLYLVDYDVVDVSNLNRQVLFATQDIDRRKVDAAMDGLARHNIQTELVPVHLDAVLEWGKVVEMAKKSSVIVNAIDYGEYFDYAVTSLSVSLECDYVSGSSYGHTVISENYPAVRDDNKKACWACNNEPADKSILVRLMPEKIQQYSCIDFIPKDSAMPSNQSVGSSVLPASLAAHQAVSAWVNSLFGFSIPNWSTFNLRSFEHFAFPVERSEQCLLCKWKSTRGNCKSLICPNGCDRDVLELYFGKASVNLSVVGGTTHVYTNGCIKEVGNEAAKAVALSHLQPLSDLGDDYSHLYLPCVPSADLDSRRLNEATDASVLDEIVRQPMVKTAEETVNAIQSGGRSAVVPSEHCVYRLKGCGNFVNQEGFRYDFPGFPVQAVEGVEGGQEIRGCAFRHTAVRELFMTDKVCQLLADHSLQVGNIPVGMYQYNIDQEPFPKVPKFCGVFRTIGEKRLASDLLTGLELLLLHFFPHLMSEEIFGLYAHDRFQLSNSSVMELLPTWKACCTSSRPKNPLDLRKHALPEVVPTADSMLPVSDRWKTVWQTNCKQLHTILPLTECHAAEFGCLFAALYWKLGHEVGFFKRLLEDNNINWGYFIDHNPFEPHCNSHPNNFVVIPEVYSKNNQFLAAVDFDLAFTKQSFCSPYKGNADDDLFASWTLSEHQEMERALAGEQSNTGVILTSGMISKIAAALDPPHDALRWAVRDTMLSGYRSAYYKLKDDVLMPPPEIYQGMRNLVNLALCIVDN; translated from the exons ATGGCGTCAGATCCTTTTGTCAGACAGAGGAGTGTTCCTGGATGGAATGTGCACGTAATACACAATCAGACTGCCTTACTTCTCGGTGTCGGTGGTATTGGCTGTACTGTAGCATTAGCTTTATG CCGGCTGGGAATCAAACGTCTCTACTTAGTCGACTATGACGTTGTTGACGTCAGCAATCTAAATCGCCAAGTTTTATTTGCCACTCAAGATATCGATCGACGAAAAGTCGATGCAGCGATGGATGGTCTAGCCAGACACAACATCCAAACTGAGCTGGTGCCAGTACATCTTGATGCTGTTCTTGAATGGGGAAAGGTTGTTGAGATggcaaagaagtcatcagtGATCGTCAATGCTATTGATTACGGAGAGTATTTTGATTATGCTGTTACTTCGTTGAGCGTGTCTCTTGAGTGTGACTACGTGTCTGGAAGCTCATATGGTCACACAGTCATCAGCGAAAACTACCCAGCTGTTAGAGATGACAATAAAA AAGCATGTTGGGCGTGTAATAATGAACCAGCCGATAAGTCAATTTTGGTCAGACTGATGCCTGAAAAGATTCAACAATATTCTTGCATTGATTTTATTCCAAAG GACAGCGCTATGCCCAGCAATCAATCTGTTGGATCGTCTGTATTGCCAGCATCACTGGCCGCTCATCAAGCGGTGTCTGCGTGGGTCAACAGCCTATTTGGGTTTAGCATTCCCAACTGGTCAACATTCAATTTGCGATCATTTGAACACTTTGCTTTCCCAGTGGAACGAAGTGAGCAATGCTTGCTATGTAAATGGAAGTCAACTCGAGGCAACTGCAAATCTTTGATTTGCCCAAATGG TTGTGATCGAGACGTGCTGGAATTGTACTTTGGAAAGGCATCTGTTAACTTGTCTGTCGTCGGTGGCACTACACACGTGTATACAAACGGATGCATCAAAGAAGTTGGAAACGAG gCTGCAAAAGCTGTTGCACTGTCTCATTTGCAGCCTCTTTCTGATCTTGGTGACGACTACAGTCACCTCTATCTGCCATGTGTTCCTTCAGCTGACCTAGACAGCAG GAGATTAAATGAGGCAACCGACGCATCTGTGCTTGATGAAATTGTGAGGCAGCCAATGGTGAAGACAGCTGAGGAAACTGTGAATGCAATTCAAAG TGGAGGTCGTTCTGCTGTGGTTCCCAGTGAGCACTGTGTGTACAGATTGAAGGGCTGTGGAAATTTTGTCAATCAGGAGGGATTTCGCTATGACTTTCCCGGATTTCCAGTTCAAGCAGTTGAA GGTGTAGAAGGTGGTCAGGAAATCCGTGGATGTGCATTTAGGCATACTGCAGTGAGAGAGTTG TTCATGACTGACAAAGTTTGTCAGCTGCTTGCGGATCACAGCTTGCAAGTGGGGAATATACCGGTTGGAATGTATCAATATAACATTGATCAAGAGCCATTTCCGAAA GTGCCCAAGTTTTGTGGTGTGTTTCGGACTATTGGTGAGAAGAGACTAGCATCAGACTTGCTCACGGGGCTAGAACTATTGTTGCTTCATTTCTTCCCTCATCTAATGTCGGAGGAG ATATTTGGTCTTTATGCTCATGATCGTTTCCAATTATCCAACTCAAG TGTTATGGAACTTCTGCCAACATGGAAGGCTTGTTGTACATCCAGCCGT CCAAAAAACCCATTGGACCTACGAAAACATGCTTTACCAGAG GTTGTACCCACTGCTGATTCAATGCTTCCTGTGTCGGACAGATGGAAGACTGTATGGCAGACCAACTGCAAACAGCTACATACA atTTTGCCTTTGACCGAGTGTCATGCTGCAGA gtttggctgtctgtttgctgcTCTTTACTGGAAACTCGGCCATGAAGTTGGATTCTTCAAACGGCTGCTGGAG GACAACAATATCAACTGGGGATACTTCATTGATCACAATCCATTTGAGCCACATTGTAACAGTCATCCAAACAACTTTGTAGTAATTCCTGAG GTGTATAGCAAGAATAATCAATTCTTGGCAGCTGTTGACTTTGATCTGGCATTTACCAAGCAG TCGTTTTGCTCACCGTATAAAGGCAATGCTGACGATGATTTGTTTGCTTCTTGGACGTTGAGCGAACACCAGGAGATGGAACGTGCATTAGCAGGAGAGCAAAGTAATACTGGAGTCATTTTGACATCAGGAATG ATTTCAAAAATTGCTGCTGCATTGGACCCACCACACGATGCTCTCCGTTGGGCTGTCAGAGACACAATGCTGTCTGGTTACAGGTCAGCCTATTATAAACTTAAAGATGATGTGTTAATGCCTCCTCCTGAAATTTACCAAGGCATGAGGAACTTGGTGAATCTTGCACTGTGCATTGTGGACAACTGA
- the LOC134187196 gene encoding mucin-like protein: protein MVMCDDIDECLENKDDCDQLCINNNGSFVCQCSVGYRLQLDGKSCQDINECVENTQPCNISGQQCVNTAGRYRCECPGGTILVNNSCQVELSTPTVVTTELPTSTVMMTTESPTSTVMVTTVPSTSLSDFVSVTVTAKTRSVTATVPSNVTTPATAPELIAVVVANMTLSEFNASESNFTRAVAQVLSSYCSDNVAECSQQASSSKRKRAVLVIDPTDVIVVRPVHVVESNLRIMFYVRALISADTAVHALNSTSGQQQLRDSGFTVLSVIAIPSTTTTATTSATPTNRGKTDDSGLSTGQLAGIIAACGITAILVIIAIALWCYRCGRQSKVSPGNVDDDYDDGDGKESMQLVARKFEGDPNKTTSHSRVD from the exons ATGGTGATGTGTGATG ATATAGACGAATGTTTGGAGAACAAAGACGATTGTGATCAACTGTGTATCAATAACAACGGCTCATTTGTTTGCCAGTGTTCTGTAGGATATCGCCTCCAACTAGATGGAAAGTCTTGTCAAG ACATCAATGAATGTGTTGAGAATACCCAACCTTGCAATATTTCTGGTCAACAGTGTGTAAATACGGCAGGAAGGTATCGGTGCGAGTGTCCTGGTGGCACGATTCTTGTCAATAATAGCTGCCAAG TTGAGTTATCAACTCCTACTGTTGTGACAACTGAATTACCAACTTCTACTGTAATGATGACAACTGAATCACCAACTTCTACTGTAATGGTGACAACTGTACCATCCACTTCATTGTCAG ATTTTGTTTCTGTAACAGTTACTGCAAAAACCCGTTCAGTCACTGCAACAGTGCCCTCAAATGTAACCACGCCTGCTACTGCACCTGAATTAATTGCTGTGGTAGTTGCCAATATGACATTGTCAGAG TTCAATGCTTCTGAGTCAAACTTTACAAGAGCTGTGGCTCAAGTTCTATCCAGTTACTGTAGCGACAATGTAGCAGAATGTTCACAACAAGCTTCTTCTTCTAAGAGAAA GCGTGCAGTACTAGTTATCGATCCAACAGATGTGATTGTTGTGAGACCAGTGCATGTGGTGGAATCTAATCTTCGGATTATGTTTTATGTTCGAGCACTTATTTCGGCTGATACTGCAGTTCACGCTCTTAACTCAACAAGTGGGCAGCAACAGTTGAGAGATTCGGGATTTACAGTGCTTTCTGTTATTGCCATTCCTTCCACCACTACGACTGCCACAACATCTGCAACTCCCACTAATCGTGGAAAGACCGATGATTCTGGTCTTAGCACTGGTCAGTTGGCTGGCATTATTGCTGCTTGTGGGATTACTGCTATTCTTGTCATCATTGCCATTGCATTATGGTGCTATAG ATGCGGTAGACAATCTAAAGTGAGTCCGGGTAATGTtgatgatgattatgatgATGGGGATGGTAAGGAAAGTATGCAACTGGTGGCCAGGAAATTTGAAGGAGATCCTAACAAGACCACATCTCATTCTCGGGTTGACTAA